TCGGCGGATGATGCGATTTCCGTTGACCATATCGCGCGAAATAAAGCTGCCGCCCTATTGCCTCAAATTGCCTTAAAGGCAACCTAGAGGGTTGGGGACGGAGCCTATGGCTCTTGTCGAGGGGAATTCGGATGCCCGAGTATTTTCTTCATAGTATCAATGCGTTGAGCCATGGGCTCCTCGGCTACATCGTTCCCTTTCTCTTCGTCCTGACCATCGTCGTTTTCTTTCACGAGCTTGGCCATTTCCTGGTCGCGCGCTGGGCCGGCGTGAAGGTGTTGACGTTCTCGCTCGGGTTCGGGCCGGAGCTTGCCGGCTTCAACGACCGGCATGGCACGCGCTGGAAGATCTCCGCGATTCCGCTCGGCGGTTACGTCAAGTTCTTCGGCGACGACAGCGAGGCATCGACGCCGTCGACGGAGACGCTCGCCGCCATGACGGCGGAGGAGCGCGAAGGCAGCTTCCATCACAAGACGGTTGGCAAGCGCACCGCGATCGTCGCGGCCGGTCCGGTGGCGAACTTCATCCTCGGCGCCCTGATTTTCGCGGGCATGGCGCTCTATTACGGCAAACCCAGCACGATCGCCCGGGTTGACGGCCTGGTCGCCGAAAGCGTCGCGGCGAATGCCGGCTTCAAGATCGGTGATGTCGTCGTTGATATCGACGGCAGCGCGATCCAGAGCTTTGCCGACATGCAGCGGATCGTAGCTTCGAATGCTGGTTCAGAACTTGGCTTCAAAGTGAAGCGGGATGGCGCGATTGTTGCGCTGAAGGCGACGCCTGCGCTGAAGGAGGTCAAAGACCCCTTCGGCAATGCCCACCGAATCGGCGTGCTCGGAATCGAGCACAAGGCTCAGGTCGGCGAAGCATCCAGCGCTCCGGTCGGCGTGCTGGAAGCCATGAAGATCGGCGTCGAGCAGGTCTGGTACATTATCTCCAGCACATTCAAGTTCCTCGGGTCGCTGTTCGTCGGGACCGGCAATCCGGCGGAGGTGAGCGGGGTCATTGGAATCGCGAAGCTTTCGGGCCAGGCCGCGAGCGCCGGGTTCCAGTTCGTTATCAATCTTTGCGCCATCCTCTCGGTTTCGATCGGGCTGTTGAACCTGTTTCCGATCCCGCTTTTGGATGGCGGACACCTCTTGTTCTACAGCGCGGAAGCGCTCCGTGGACGCCCGCTGTCGGAGCGGACGCAGGAGATGGGTTTCCGAATCGGGCTGGGTTTGGTTCTGATGCTGATGGTGTTTGCGACGTATAACGACATCCTCAGAATCGCCGGGTCTTGAAACCGGGCTTTTCTGTGGCGTTGCCGATGGGCAACGTCTTGGTATGAAAATGGAAATGTTCGGCTGTAGTAAGTTTGCCCCCTTGGCAAATTTGGCTACAAGCTGAGCGGCAGGTTGGGAATCTGTCGGGTCGTTGGGGAACGGTCCGGCATTGCTAAGATAAGGGCGCGTTGCGCATGATGTTTGGAATGCGAGTGAGGGGGGGGCTGTTCGCCGCCTTGGTCATGTTCGCCGCGCCGGTGGCGGCCACTTTGGCGGCCGTTGCGGTCTCTGCGCCTGCGCAAGCGCAGACCGTTGATTCGATTACGGTGGAGGGGAACCGCCGCGTCGAGCTCGAAACCATCCGCTCCTATTTCCATCCCGGACCGGGCGGTCGGCTGGGCCAGGCCCAGATCGATGACGGCCTGAAGGCGCTGATCGAGACCGGCCTGTTCCAGGACGTCCATATCGATCAGCGGGGCGGGCGCCTCGTCGTGGTCGTGGTCGAGAACCCGGTGATTGGCCGCGTTGCCTTCGAAGGCAACAAGAAGGTCAAGGACGAGCAGCTCACCGCCGAAGTCCAGTCCAAGCCGCGCGGCACCTTCTCGCGTCCGATGGTGCAGTCGGATGCCCTGCGCATCGCCGAAATCTACCGCCGCTCCGGCCGTTACGATGTGCGGGTCAATCCGCAGATCATCGAGCAGCCGAACAACCGCGTCGACCTGATCTTCGAGGTCAATGAAGGCGTGAAGACCGGTGTGCGGTCGATCGAGTTCGTCGGCAACAATGCCTATTCGGCGTCCCGTCTGCGCGACGTCATCAAGACCCGCGAATCGAATCTCCTGAGCTTCCTCGGCGGCAACGACGTCTACGACCCCGACCGGGTCGAGGCCGACCGTGACCTGCTGCGCCGTTTCTACCTCAAGAACGGATATGCCGACGTTCAGGTCGTCGCCGCGCTGACCGAATACGATCCCGACAAGAAGGGCTTCATGGTCACCTTCAAGATCGAAGAGGGCCAGCAGTACCGCGTCGCCGCCGTCAACTATACCTCGTCGATCGCAACGCTCGATCCGAACGCGCTGCGCTCGTTCTCGCGCGTCAACGTCGGCTCGCTCTACAACGCCGAGGCGCTGGAGAAGTCGGTCGAGGAGATGCAGATCGAGGCGTCGCGCCGGGGCTATGCGTTCGCGGTGGTCCGTCCGCGCGGCGATCGCAATTTCGACAATCACACGGTGTCGATCACCTTCGCGATCGATGAAGGTCCGCGCACCTATATCGAGCGCATCAACATCCGCGGCAACAGCCGCACCCGCGACTACGTGATCCGCCGCGAATTTGATATCTCGGAAGGCGATGCCTACAACCGTGCGCTGGTCGACCGTGCCGAGCGCCGGCTGAAGAACCTCGACTTCTTCAAGACGGTGAAGATCACCACCGAGCCCGGGTCCTCCAGCGATCGCGTCATTCTGATCGTCGATCTCGAGGAGAAGTCGACCGGCGACTTCTCGGTGTCGGGTGGCTATTCGACCACCGACGGCGCGCTGGCTGAAGTCAGCGTCTCCGAGCGCAACCTGCTCGGCCGGGGCCTGTTCGCGAAGGCGTCGGTGACCTACGGCCAGTATGCCCGCGGCTATTCGCTGTCGTTCGTCGAGCCCTATCTGCTCGACTACCGCGTCGCGCTCGGCCTCGATTTCTACCAGCGCCAGCAACTGTCCAACAGTTACATCGCCTACGGCACCAAGACGCTCGGCTTCAGCCCGCGCCTCGGCTTCAGCCTGCGGGAAGACCTGTCGCTGCAGCTGCGCTACTCGATCTATCAGCAGGAAATCACGCTGCCGTCGACGCTCAACAACTGTAACAACAATCCCTTCCTGGCTGACGGTGTAACGCCCAATCCTGCGTTCAATCCGAGCCCGGCCTATGCGAATCTGAACGGCATCAGCCTGGTGTCGACCAACGGTCTGGGTTGCTTCTATGACGGTGAAGCCTCGCTGCCGGTTCGCAAGGAACTGGCGGGCGGAAAGACCCTGACCTCGGCGCTGGGCTACACGCTCAACTACAACACGCTCGACAATAACAAGAACCCGACCGACGGTCTGATCATCGACTTCAAGCAGGACTTTGCCGGCGTCGGTGGTGACGTCAGCTACATCAAGTCTGCGATCGATGCGAAGTACTACACCCCGCTGGTCTCCGACATCGTCGGCGTGATCCACGCTCAGGGCGGCATCCTGAACAAGCTGGGCAGCCAGGACCTGCGCATGCTGGACCACTTCCAGATGGGCCCGAACCTGGTTCGCGGCTTCGCGCCGAACGGCATCGGTCCGCGTGACATCAATCCCTACGGCACCCAGGACGCCATCGGCGGCACCAAGTATTGGGGCGTGTCGGCGGAGCTGCAGATGCCGTTCTGGTTCCTGCCGAAGGAAGTCGGACTCAAGGGCGCCGTCTATGCCGACGCCGGCGGCCTGTACGACTACCAGGGCCCGACCTCGTGGGCGGCGACGGGCGAAGTCAACCAGCCTGGCTGTATCAAGCCGACGAACAATCCGCCGTCTCCGGGTACCTGCCTTGGCCTGAGCTTTGACGACAGCAAGGTTGTCCGTACCTCGGTCGGTGTTGGCCTGATCTGGCAGTCGCCGTTTGGTCCGCTGCGCTTCGATTATGCCGTACCGCTGACCAAGGGTGCGTATGACCGCGTGCAAGAATTCCGGTTTGGCGGCGGTACGACTTTCTAAGTCAGCTGCTCGACCGGACTGCGACGGATGGAATGGCGCAGCCGATCTTCTTCAAAAGTCCTCCTTCGTCATCGCTGGCTGAAATCGCCGCGCTGACGAAGGCGCAACTGGTCGACCCCGAAAGGGGGGCGCTTCAGATCAGGGGGCTGGCCTCGCTCGACGAGGCCGGTCCGATGCATCTCGCCTTTTTCGACAATCTCAAATACGCCGACCAGCTTGCCGCGACCAAGGCCGGCGCCTGCCTGGTCAGCCCGCGCTTCGAGGCGCAGGTGCCGAAGGGCACCGCCGTGCTGCGGGCCGCGAAGCCGTTCCAGGTGTTCGTCGAGCTCGCCCGCGAATGGCACGCCGATGCGCTGCGGCCGCAATCCTGGTTCGATACCGAGGGCATCGCCCCGTCCGCCATCATCGATCCGACCGCGCGCCTCGAGGACGGCGTCATCGTCGATCCGCTGGTGGTGATCGGCCCGCGGGTCGAGATCGGCTCGGGCACCATTATCGGCGCCGGCGCGGTGATCGGCGCCGACGTCAAGATCGGCCGCGACTGCAATGTCGGCGCCAAGACCACCATCCAGTTCGCGCTGATCGGCAACAACGTGCTGATCCACCCGGGCTGCAATATTGGCCAGGACGGCTACGGCTTCATCTTCTTCGGGCCGAAGGGCCACGTGAAAGTGCCGCAGACCGGCCGGGTGGTGATCCAGAACAATGTCGAGGTCGGTGCCGCCTCCACCATCGACCGCGGTTCCCTGCGCGACACCGTGATTGGCGAGGGCACCAAAATCGACAACCAGGTCCAGATCGGCCACAATGTGACCATCGGCCGGCACTGCCTGCTGGCAGCCCAGATCGGGCTCGCCGGCAGTCTGACGATCGGCGACAACGTCGCGCTCGGTGCCAAGGTGGGCATCAACAACCACCTCAAGATCGGCGACGGCGCCCAGGTGACGGCGATGAGCGCGGTCAAGGACGACATTCCGGCCAATGGTCGCTGGGGCGGGCATTTCGCCAAGCCGACCAAGCAGTGGTTCAGGGAAATTATCGCGGTGGAGCGCCTGGTGCGCGAGAACGAAGCCAAAGGCAAGGAACAGGAGTGATGGAGGAGTCACCGGTCAAATTCGAGCTCGTGGATATCAACGATATCCTGAAGACGCTCCCGCATCGTTTTCCGATGTTGCTGATCGACCGCGTGATCAAGATCCGCACCGACTACAGCGGTATCGGCATCAAGAACGTCACCTTCAACGAGCCGCCGTTCCAGGGGCATTTCCCGGATCGCCCGGTCTACCCCGGCGTCATGATGATCGAGGCGATGGCGCAGACCGCCGGCGTGATCGGCATCAAGTCGGTGGAGGGCACCGAGAAGCCGCGCGCGGTGTATTTCCTCACCATCGACAAGTGCAAGTTCAGGAAGCCGGTGATGCCCGGCGACACCATCGAGTACCACATGCGCTCGCTTGGCCGCCGCAAGACGATGTGGTGGTTTCACGGCGACGCCAAGGTCAACGGCCAGGTCGTTGCCGAGGCCGACGTCGGCGCGATGCTGACGGACTAATGATTCAAGTCACGACGTCCTGCAGGCATACCGGCCGTCCGCGCCGGCGATCCGCAGCACGCGATTGAGAAAGACGCCCATCGATGGCGCGATCATCAGCGCGTCGTAGGTCTCCGTGGGCACGCCGCAATAATGCTGGTAGCTGCCCCTGACCGCGACCAGCAGCGTGCGCTCGCTTGCGCTATAGCAGACCCGCTGCACGACCGTGCTGCGGTTGATGTCGCGGCAGTCGAAGGTCGAGAGATCGACGCTCGTGCTGTTGCCGAGATCGATGGTCTCCGGGCCGACCGGCGCGGAGAACAGGCTGAGGATCAGCGCGGCGGCCCGGACCATGGATCAGGTTGCGACCTTCTCGTTTGCAACAGGCGGTCATGATACGTCACTGGACAGGGCGGGCAAAGTCGCGCTAACGACCGCCCAAATCGACTGATAGCACCTTGGCGCCATTAACGAATTCCGGACCGTAACGACATGAGCATGATCGACCCCACTGCGCGGATTGCGGATGGCGCTGTGATCGGGGCCGGCACCGAGATCGGTCCGTACTGCATCATCGGCCCCAACGTTGTGCTCGGCGAGAACTGCAAGCTGATCGCGCATGTCACGATCAGCGGGCACACCAAGATCGGCGCCGGCTGCGTCATCTCGCCGTTTGCCGCGCTCGGCGGGCCGCCGCAGGATCTCAGCTATCGCGGCGAGCCGACCCGTCTCGAAGTCGGCGAAGCCTGCACGATCCGCGAGGGCGTGACGATGAACGTCGGCACCGTCAAGGGCGGCGGGCTCACCCGCGTCGGCGATCGCGGCTTCTTCATGAACAACAGCCATGTCGGCCATGACTGCATGGTCGGCAATGGCGTGATCTTCGCGACCTCGGCGACGCTCGGCGGCCACTGCGAGATCGGCGACTTCGTCTATATCGGCGGCCTGTCGGCGGTGCACCAGTTCACCCGTGTCGGCTCGCAGGTGATGATCGGCGGCGTCTGCGGCGTGCGCGGCGACATCATCCCGTTCGGCCTCGCCAACGGTCAGTACGCGGTGCTCGAAGGGCTCAACATCATCGGCATGCGACGGCGCCAGTTCACCAAGGCGCGGCTGGCTGTGGTGCGCGCGTTCTATCAAAAGCTGTTCCACGGCCCCGGCATCTTCGCCGAGCGGCTGGCTTCGGTGCAGACGCTGGCGGGTGAGGATCCGGCGATCGCGGAAATCCTCGCCTTCATCGAGGGCGGCAAGCTGCGGCCGCTCTGTCTTCCCGCCGACGCCAATTGAGCAGGGGATGGCCGCCAGGATGACGTCAGCGGCTTCCTCGCTTTCTTCCCCGGTCGGCGTGATCGCCGGCGGCGGCGCCATGCCGTTCGCGGTTGCCGATCAGCTCACCGCGCGCGGCATCACGCCGGTGCTGTTCGCGCTGCGCGGCGCCTGCGATCCCGCACGCGCGCAGCGGTTTCGTCATCGCTGGATCTCGGTCGGCCAGCTCGGGCGGGCGACCCGGCTGTTCCGCGACGAAGGCTGCCGGGACCTGATCTTCATCGGCACCCTGGTGCGCCCCGCGCTGTCGGAAATCCGGCTCGACTGGGGCACGCTGCGCCTGCTCGGCCATGTGGTGCGCGCTTTCCGCGGCGGCGACGATCATCTGCTGTCGAGCGTCGGCCGCATCCTCGAGCAGCAGGGATTCCGCATGGTCGGGATCAAGGATGTCGCGCCCGATCTGCTGATGCCCGAGGGCGCCGTGACGCGCACGGTGCCGGACAGCGCTGCACTCGCCGACATCGCACGCGGACGCGGCGTGCTCGACGCGCTCGGCCCGTTCGACATCGGCCAGGCGGCGGTGGTGATCGACGGCCACGTGGTCGCGGTCGAGGACATCGAAGGCACCGATGGGCTGCTGGCGCGGGTGGCGCGGCTGCGCGCCGAGGGCCGGATCCGCGCCAAGGCCGGCCGCGGCGTGCTGGTGAAGGCGCCGAAGAGCAAGCAGGATCTGCGCTTCGATCTGCCGACCATCGGTCCACGCACTGTCGAGGGCGCGGCAGCGGCGGGCATCGCCGGGATCGCCGTGATCGCCGGCAACACACTTGCCGCGGAGCCGCAGGCTCTGATCGAGGCCGCCGACGCCAAGGGGCTGTTCGTCATCGGATTGGCGGGCTGATGCAGGTGGATCGTCCCACGAGCGGCCGCAAGATATTCCTCATCGCGACCGAGGAGTCCGGTGACCGCCTCGGCGCGGCGCTGATGAAGGTGCTGCGCCAGCGCCTCGGCGATGCCGTGCAATTTGCCGGCGTCGGCGGCCGGCAGATGACGGGCGAGGGCATCGATCCCCTGTTTCCGATCGAGGAGCTCTCGATCATGGGCTTTGCCGCCGTCGTGAAGCAATTGCCCAAGATATTGCAATTGATCCGCCGCACGGCCGACGCCGTGCTCGACGCCGCGCCCGACATGCTCGTCATCATCGACAGCCCCGACTTCACCCATCGCGTCGCCCGACGTGTCCGCGCGCGCAACCCGCACATTCCGATCGTCGACTACGTGTCGCCATCGGTCTGGGCGTGGCGGCCGGGCCGGGCGCGCGCGATGCGGCGCTACGTCGATCACGTGCTCGCGCTGCTGCCGTTCGAGCCGGAGGAATATCGCAAGCTGCAGGGGCCACCCTGCAGCTATGTCGGCCATCCCCTGACCGAGCAGCTCACTTCGCTGCGGCCGCACGAGGAGGAGCAGAGGCGGCGCGATGCGCAGCCGCCGGTCCTACTCGTTCTGCCCGGAAGTCGGCGCAGCGAGATCAGGCATCATCTGGGGCTGTTCGGCACGGCGCTCGGCCAGCTCAGCAAGCAGACGCCATTCGACCTCGTGCTTCCCACCATGCCGCATCTCGAGGCCATGGTGCGCGAAGGCGTGGCCTCGTGGCCCGTGGTGCCGCGGCTCGCCGTCGGCGAAGCCGAGAAGCGCGCGGCATTTCGGGTGGCCCGCGCGGCGCTGGCAAAGTCGGGCACGGTGACGCTGGAGCTCGCGCTGTCAGGGATTCCGATGGTGACGGCCTATCGCGTCGGCGCCGCAGAGGCATTCATCCTGCGCCGTGCGATCCGGGTGTCGTCGGTGATCCTCGCCAATCTCGTGATCGGCAGCGATATTATCCCTGAGTTTCTGCAGGAGAACTGCACGCCGGACAAGCTCGCGCACGCGCTAAGCGATGTCCTCGCGGATTCACCCGACCGTCTGCGCCAGCTCGTGGCGTTCGCGACGATGGACGGTAAGATGTCGACCGGCGACCAGCCGCCGAGCGTCCGCGCCGCCGACATTGTGCTCGCGGAGATGGACCGGCGTTCGAGCCAGGTCAATTGATCATCGTGCTGTCGCAGCGACATGCGGCCGCAACGGTTCCGCTTGCCCTGGAGATTTAGTCTGTACTAATATTAGTAATAACTAATATTGATGCGGAGAGCCCTCATGAAGATCGATCCCGTCGCCTACGCCGGCGCTGTTGTCCGCGAAGTCGCCGTCCGGGAACGCGATGGTAAGCCGGCGCGGGCGGTGATCGCGACGCGCAGCTACGACACCGACATCGCCGATCTCTGGGACGCGCTGACCAATCCAGAGCGCATTCCGCGCTGGTTCCTGCCGATCGCCGGCGATCTCAGGCTTGGCGGCCGCTACCAGTTCAAGGGGCAGGCGGGCGGGGAAATCACGACGTGTGAGCCGCCGCGCCGGCTCGCCGTGACCTGGGAGGCAATGGGTTCCGTCAGCTGGGTCACCGTGACCCTGGCAGACGATGGCGCCGGCGGCACGCGGCTCGAGCTGGAGCATCTTTCGCTGATCGAGGGCGACTTCTGGGATCGCTACGGACCTGGCGCGGTCGGCGTCGGCTGGGACCTCGCTCTTATCGGGATCGCGCTTTACGTCGCCGCGGGCCCCGGTGGGCAGTTCGACCGGGCGGCGGCCGAGGCGTGGCCCGGCTCCAAGGACGGCAGGGACTTCATCCGCCGCAGCAGCGCGGACTGGTGCCGGGCCTCGATCACGGCGGGAACCGACGAGGCGGCGGCACGCCGTGCTGGGGCCAATACGACGGCGTTCTATTGCGGCGAGCCTGAGCCGGGAGGCTAGTGCGATGCACGCCTTCGACATCCTCGGCGATCCCGTCCGCCGGCGCATCCTGGAACTGCTCGCGACCGGCGAGCACAGTTCGGGCGATGTCGTCGCGGTCGTGCAGCGCGAGTTCGGCATCACCCAATCGGCGGTCTCGCAGCAGCTGCGGATCCTGCGGGACGCCGGCTTCGCGTCGGTGCGCGCCGATGGCACGCGGCGCATCTATGCCGTGGAGCCGCAGCGGCTCCGCGAGGTCGATGACTGGCTCGACCGGTTCAGGGCGTTCTGGCTGCCGCGTCTCGATGCGCTCGCGACCGAGGTCGCGCGCGGCAAACGAAAACGGCGCCATCAGGAATGATGGCGCCGTCTCGGCTCGGATTCTCTTAGAGAAGAAGCTTACTTGCGCTTGTCGATCGCCACATAGTCGCGGCGCGCGACGCCGGTGTAGAGCTGGCGCGGACGGCCGATCTTCTGCTGCGGATCCTCGATCATCTCGCTCCACTGGCTGATCCAGCCGACGGTGCGGGCGACCGCGAACAGCACGGTGAACATCGAGACCGGGAAGCCCATCGCCTTCAGCGTGATGCCCGAATAGAAGTCGACGTTCGGGTAGAGCTTGCGATCGATGAAGTAGGGATCGCTGAGCGCGATCTTCTCCAGCTCCATCGCGACCTTGAGCATCGGATCGTCGCCGTGGCCGGTCTCCTTCAGCACCGCGTGACACATCTTCTGCATGATCTTGGCGCGCGGATCGTAGTTCTTGTAGACCCGGTGGCCGAAGCCCATCAGGCGAACTTCGCTGTTCTTGTCCTTCACCTTGGCGATGAAGTCCGGGATGTTTTCGACCTTGCCGATGCCGTAGAGCATGTTGAGCGCGGCCTCGTTGGCGCCGCCATGCGCCGGGCCCCACAGGCAGGCGATGCCGGCCGCGATGCAGGCGAACGGATTGGCGCCCGAGGAGCCGGCGATGCGGACCGTCGAGGTCGAGGCGTTCTGCTCGTGGTCGGCGTGCAGGATAAAGATCTTGTCGAGCGCGTCGGCGAGCACCGGATTGATCTTGTACTCCTCGCAGGGCACCGCGAAGCACATGTTGAGGAAGTTCTCGGCGAACGAGAGCGAGTTCTTCGGATAGATGAACGGCTGGCCGATCGTGTACTTGTAGGCCATCGCCGCCAGCGTCGGCACCTTAGCGATCATCCGCATCGAGGCGATCATGCGCTGCCGCGGATCGTTGATGTCGGTGGAGTCATGGTAGAACGCGGCAAGCGCGCCGACGGCGGCAACCATGATCGCCATCGGATGGGCGTCGCGGCGGAAGCCCTGGAAGAAGCGCGCCATCTGCTCGTGCACCATCGTGTGATGGATCACGCGATGGTCGAAGTCCTTCTTCTGCGCCGGGGTCGGAAGCTCCCCGTAGAGCAGCAGGTAGCAGGTCTCGAGGAAATCGCCGTTCTCGGCGAGCTGCTCGATCGGGTAGCCGCGGTATTCGAGAACGCCGGCGTCGCCGTCGATATAGGTGATCTTCGACTGGCAGCTGCCGGTCGAGGTGAAGCCGGGGTCGTAGGTGAACACCCCGGCCTGGCCGTAGAGCTTGCCGATGTCGATGACATCAGGCCCAACCGTGCCGCTCAGGATCGGGAAATCGTAGTTCTTGTTGCCGATGGTGAGTGTGGCTGTCTTGCTGGATTTTGCGTCCATCGTGATATCCCCGATGAATTCGTTGCGAAAACCGACCTTGCCCAGTCGCTAATTTGCGGCCCATGGCGGGGCGGAACGGCTTATTGAGAAGGCGTCCGGGGATGGGTAGCTCATTGCAATGTGCGCTGCAAGATGGACCCTGGAGGGGGTCCATGCAGGATCACGCCGCCTGATCGGCGAGACGGGCGAGACACTCCTGGCGTCCCAGCACGGCCAGCACGTCGAATATGCCCGGCGACGTTGTCCGTCCGGTCAGCGCCACCCGCAGCGGCTGGGCGATGGCGCCGAGTTTCAGATTGTTCTGCTCGGCGAAATTCCGCATGGCGGTCTCGGTGGTTTCCGCCGTCCAGTCGTTCACGGCTTCCAGCGCGGTGCGCAGCCGGCCGATCAGCGCGCGCGTTTCCGGCGTAAGGAGCGCCGCCGCTTTCGGATCGAGCTCGAGCGGCCGATCGGCGAAAATGAAGTAGGCGCCCGCGATCAGCTCGATCAGCGTCTTGGCGCGCTCCTTCAGGCTCGGCATCGCCCGCAGTAACTGCGCGCGGGTGACGTCATTGAGCTTGGCCTTCAGCGCAGCGCCTTCAGGAACATAATCCAGCACGCTCTCGAACTGGGTCACGAGGGATTGATCATCGCTCTGCCGGATATAGTGACCGTTGAGGTTCTCCAGCTTGGCGAAATCGAACCGCGCCGCCGAACGGCCGATGCCCGGGAGGTCGAACGCGTCGATCATCTCTCGGGTCGAGAAGATCTCCTGGTCGCCGTGGCTCCAGCCGAGCCGGACGAGGTAGTTGCGCAAGGCGGCCGGCAGGTAGCCGAGCGCGCGGTAGGCATCGACGCCGAGCGCGCCGTGGCGCTTCGACAGTTTCGAGCCGTCGGGACCATGGATCAGCGGAATGTGGGACATGCTCGGCAGCTCCCATTCCAGCGCGTCGTAGATCTGCTTCTGGCGCGCGGCGTTGATCAGGTGGTCGTCGCCGCGGATGACGTGGGTGACGCCCATATCGTGGTCGTCGACCACGACCGCGAGCATGTAGGTCGGGGTGCCGTCGCCGCGCAGCAGGACGAGGTCGTCGAGGTTCTCGTTCTGCCAGACCACGCGGCCCTGGACCTGGTCCTCGATCACGGTCTCGCCGGTCTGCGGCGCCTTGAGGCGGATGGTCGGCTTGACGTCCGAAGGGGCGGTGGCCGGATCGCGGTCACGCCACATGCCGTCATAGAGGCGGGTGCGGCCCTCGGCGCGCGCCTTCTCGCGCATCGCGGCCAGCTCCTCCGGCGTGGCGTAGCAGTAATAGGCGCGGCCGGCGGCGAGCAGGCCCTCGGCGACCTCGCGATGCCGGGCGGCGCGGCTGAACTGGTAGATCACGTCGCCGTCCCAATCGAGCTCGAGCCATTTCAGGCCGTCCAGGATGGCGTCGATCGCCTCCTTGGTCGAGCGTTCGCGGTCGGTGTCCTCGATCCGGAGCAGCATCTTGCCGCCGAGCTTCCTGGCATAGAGCCAGTTGAACAGCGCGGTGCGGGCACCCCCGATGTGGAGGAAGCCGGTCGGCGAGGGGGCGAAGCGGGTAACGACGGAATTGGTCATGATCGAGTGCGACGTATGCTGGAATGGGCGGTGGTGTATATCAGGAACCGGACATAACTAAAGCCCCGGCTGACCTTTTGCAGGCCAAACCAGGCTCTGAAACCGGACTCTGAAACCAGGCTTGGCCGGGCGGCGCGAATTTGGCAGAAGGTTAAGCTTAATCCTTCAGGGAACCCTTTGATGACGACTGACACGACGGCAGAGGCAGGGCGCGACTTCATCCGCGACATCGTCCAGGCCGATCTCTCCTCCCACAAGCACAACCGGATCGTGACCCGCTTTCCGCCGGAGCCGAACGGCTACCTGCATATCGGCCACGCCAAGTCGATCGCCCTGAATTTCGGCATCGCGCAGGAATTCGGCGGCCAGTGCAATCTGCGCTTCGACGACACCAATCCGACCAAGGAGGAGCAGGAGTACATCGACTCGATCCAGGCCGACGTGCATTGGCTCGGCTACGATTGGGGCAAAAACCTCTTCTATGCGTCGGACTATTTCGAGCGCCTGTACGATTGGGCCGAGGGCCTGATCAAGGCCGGCTACGCCTATGTCGACGACCAGTCGCAGGAGGAGATCCGCACTTCCCGTGGCACGTTGACTGAGCCCGGCAAGAACTCGCCGTTCCGCGACCGCTCGGTCGACGAGAACCTCGATCTGT
This Bradyrhizobium sp. CCBAU 53421 DNA region includes the following protein-coding sequences:
- the rseP gene encoding RIP metalloprotease RseP is translated as MPEYFLHSINALSHGLLGYIVPFLFVLTIVVFFHELGHFLVARWAGVKVLTFSLGFGPELAGFNDRHGTRWKISAIPLGGYVKFFGDDSEASTPSTETLAAMTAEEREGSFHHKTVGKRTAIVAAGPVANFILGALIFAGMALYYGKPSTIARVDGLVAESVAANAGFKIGDVVVDIDGSAIQSFADMQRIVASNAGSELGFKVKRDGAIVALKATPALKEVKDPFGNAHRIGVLGIEHKAQVGEASSAPVGVLEAMKIGVEQVWYIISSTFKFLGSLFVGTGNPAEVSGVIGIAKLSGQAASAGFQFVINLCAILSVSIGLLNLFPIPLLDGGHLLFYSAEALRGRPLSERTQEMGFRIGLGLVLMLMVFATYNDILRIAGS
- the bamA gene encoding outer membrane protein assembly factor BamA, which translates into the protein MMFGMRVRGGLFAALVMFAAPVAATLAAVAVSAPAQAQTVDSITVEGNRRVELETIRSYFHPGPGGRLGQAQIDDGLKALIETGLFQDVHIDQRGGRLVVVVVENPVIGRVAFEGNKKVKDEQLTAEVQSKPRGTFSRPMVQSDALRIAEIYRRSGRYDVRVNPQIIEQPNNRVDLIFEVNEGVKTGVRSIEFVGNNAYSASRLRDVIKTRESNLLSFLGGNDVYDPDRVEADRDLLRRFYLKNGYADVQVVAALTEYDPDKKGFMVTFKIEEGQQYRVAAVNYTSSIATLDPNALRSFSRVNVGSLYNAEALEKSVEEMQIEASRRGYAFAVVRPRGDRNFDNHTVSITFAIDEGPRTYIERINIRGNSRTRDYVIRREFDISEGDAYNRALVDRAERRLKNLDFFKTVKITTEPGSSSDRVILIVDLEEKSTGDFSVSGGYSTTDGALAEVSVSERNLLGRGLFAKASVTYGQYARGYSLSFVEPYLLDYRVALGLDFYQRQQLSNSYIAYGTKTLGFSPRLGFSLREDLSLQLRYSIYQQEITLPSTLNNCNNNPFLADGVTPNPAFNPSPAYANLNGISLVSTNGLGCFYDGEASLPVRKELAGGKTLTSALGYTLNYNTLDNNKNPTDGLIIDFKQDFAGVGGDVSYIKSAIDAKYYTPLVSDIVGVIHAQGGILNKLGSQDLRMLDHFQMGPNLVRGFAPNGIGPRDINPYGTQDAIGGTKYWGVSAELQMPFWFLPKEVGLKGAVYADAGGLYDYQGPTSWAATGEVNQPGCIKPTNNPPSPGTCLGLSFDDSKVVRTSVGVGLIWQSPFGPLRFDYAVPLTKGAYDRVQEFRFGGGTTF
- the lpxD gene encoding UDP-3-O-(3-hydroxymyristoyl)glucosamine N-acyltransferase, encoding MAQPIFFKSPPSSSLAEIAALTKAQLVDPERGALQIRGLASLDEAGPMHLAFFDNLKYADQLAATKAGACLVSPRFEAQVPKGTAVLRAAKPFQVFVELAREWHADALRPQSWFDTEGIAPSAIIDPTARLEDGVIVDPLVVIGPRVEIGSGTIIGAGAVIGADVKIGRDCNVGAKTTIQFALIGNNVLIHPGCNIGQDGYGFIFFGPKGHVKVPQTGRVVIQNNVEVGAASTIDRGSLRDTVIGEGTKIDNQVQIGHNVTIGRHCLLAAQIGLAGSLTIGDNVALGAKVGINNHLKIGDGAQVTAMSAVKDDIPANGRWGGHFAKPTKQWFREIIAVERLVRENEAKGKEQE
- the fabZ gene encoding 3-hydroxyacyl-ACP dehydratase FabZ, which codes for MEESPVKFELVDINDILKTLPHRFPMLLIDRVIKIRTDYSGIGIKNVTFNEPPFQGHFPDRPVYPGVMMIEAMAQTAGVIGIKSVEGTEKPRAVYFLTIDKCKFRKPVMPGDTIEYHMRSLGRRKTMWWFHGDAKVNGQVVAEADVGAMLTD
- a CDS encoding KTSC domain-containing protein; translated protein: MVRAAALILSLFSAPVGPETIDLGNSTSVDLSTFDCRDINRSTVVQRVCYSASERTLLVAVRGSYQHYCGVPTETYDALMIAPSMGVFLNRVLRIAGADGRYACRTS
- the lpxA gene encoding acyl-ACP--UDP-N-acetylglucosamine O-acyltransferase, encoding MSMIDPTARIADGAVIGAGTEIGPYCIIGPNVVLGENCKLIAHVTISGHTKIGAGCVISPFAALGGPPQDLSYRGEPTRLEVGEACTIREGVTMNVGTVKGGGLTRVGDRGFFMNNSHVGHDCMVGNGVIFATSATLGGHCEIGDFVYIGGLSAVHQFTRVGSQVMIGGVCGVRGDIIPFGLANGQYAVLEGLNIIGMRRRQFTKARLAVVRAFYQKLFHGPGIFAERLASVQTLAGEDPAIAEILAFIEGGKLRPLCLPADAN